CGGGTGGTGATCGGCGTCGAGAGCGAGCGCGGCGAGGCGCTCTTGCGGGAGCTGTACCGGCCGCTCAATCTCATCGAGACGCCCATCCTCAAGACCGGGCTCGAGAGCGCGGAGCTCATCAAGTACGCCTCGAACGCCTTTCTCGCGACCAAGATCAGCTTCATCAACGAGGTTTCCATGCTGTGCGAGGCGGTGGGCGCCGATGTCCATGCCGTGGCGCGGGGCATGGGGCTCGACAACCGCATCGGCCGCAAGTTCCTGCACCCCGGACCCGGTTATGGGGGCTCCTGTTTCCCCAAGGATACCCAGGCGCTGGTACGGATCGCCCAAGAACACGGCGTCTCGAGCCGCATCGTCGAGGCGGTCATCGAGGTCAACGCGGCGCAGAAGGCGCGCATGATCAAGAAGATCCGGGATGCCCTGGGGGGCAGCGAGGCCGGCAAGACGCTAGCCGTCCTGGGCCTCACCTTCAAGCCCGAGACCGACGACATGCGCGATGCGCCCGCGCTTTCCGTCCTCCCGACCCTGATCGAAAAGGGTGCCGTCGTACGTGCCCATGACCCCCAGGGGATGAAGGAAGCCCGCAAGCACCTGCCGGCATCGGTGGTCTACTGTGACCGCGTCTACGACACCTTCGACGGGGCCGACGCGGTGGTCTTGATGACCGAATGGAACGCCTACCGGGGTCTCGACCTCGACCAGGTGATGGCGCGCATGAGGGGGCGGGTGTTCTGCGATCTACGCAACGTCTACGAACCCGAGCACATGAGTGCCCGCGGGTTCGCGTACGCCGGCGTCGGTCGGTAGCCCCGGGATAAGGGGTCGGAGTGAATTTTGGGCAGGTTGCTTATTATCGTGTCTGCATCAACACAAATTCACTCCGACCCCTTTATCCCGCTATCGAAACAGCACCAGCGCCTTGTCCAAGGTGATATAGATCCCCCAGCCTAGCGGTATACCGACGAGCGTCCAGGCGATCGCGACCAGGAACCAGCTCGCGCGGCTCGGGCGTTCCATGGGTATCTTCCTGCCCCGTGACATGGTCGCCCTACAATTCAGGCCTTGGAGGCTTCGTGCGCGAGCCGGCGCTCGGTCTCCAGTTCCAGATCGCTCATGTAATAGCGCTGCGCCACGGGCCGCATCAGCAGGTTGCAGAGGAGGCCCACGAGCAACAGGGATGCGAGCACGTAGAGGGTCACGTTATAGGCCTGGTGGACGGGCACGCCGCGTTCGATCTGGAACTGTGGACCATGCCGTCAGCAACCGCCCATGATGTCGGCCAGATTAGGCGGGGATGGTGGCGACCCAGGCGAACCCGCCCCCATACATGGTGAGGATGATGCCGAAGAGCGCCACGAATCCGCGGCAAGGACGGGCAGGTCTTCGTCCTACGTCCGGAGACTCCGCGAAGCTCGGGTTAGCCCATAAGCGCGGTATATCCCTGCCTATTGCGGGGATGCGAAGTAACGCGGAGCCTCCTTAATGACTGGATCAATAACCAAACCCCCCAAAACGTCACAAGCGGTAGAGCTCTCGGAGAGCCACAAGC
Above is a window of Pseudomonadota bacterium DNA encoding:
- a CDS encoding UDP-glucose/GDP-mannose dehydrogenase family protein, producing MNVVMIGSGYVGLVSGACFAEFGAEVTCVDVDEHKIRRLKESEIPMYEPGLKDLVAKNVAQSRLSFTTGLAGPVAGADLVFIAVGTPSRHGDGFADLSYVYDAAKGIAPHLTGYTVVVDKSTVPVGTARNVARVIRAENPRADFDVASNPEFLREGAAISDFMRPDRVVIGVESERGEALLRELYRPLNLIETPILKTGLESAELIKYASNAFLATKISFINEVSMLCEAVGADVHAVARGMGLDNRIGRKFLHPGPGYGGSCFPKDTQALVRIAQEHGVSSRIVEAVIEVNAAQKARMIKKIRDALGGSEAGKTLAVLGLTFKPETDDMRDAPALSVLPTLIEKGAVVRAHDPQGMKEARKHLPASVVYCDRVYDTFDGADAVVLMTEWNAYRGLDLDQVMARMRGRVFCDLRNVYEPEHMSARGFAYAGVGR